A section of the Phycisphaerales bacterium genome encodes:
- a CDS encoding sigma-54 dependent transcriptional regulator has product MGRILVVDQDVVVVEALAQQVRDLGYEVEARTSGEAALVILHEAATAKSPFQVVITDLAMPGLSGQALIHRIAEDHSDVVVVAVTSFGTIEEAVAIMHAGAIDYLTKPVQKRNLECTIERALRRQALQCVQSNSRSGTAGLSSGSSGLDSVISGDPRMQDVYSTIVAVADSPTTVLMTGESGTGKSLLARCIHTNSDRKDAPFVEVSCGSIPETLLESELFGHVKGAFTGAHADKVGRFCAADGGTIFLDEINSASPGMQLKLLRVLQERQFEPVGTSESVSVDVRIVLASNQPLEQLVAEGTFRQDLYYRINVVSVELPPLRDRLADVVPLVEHFVQEKATMLKRQVLGFTDDAMELLLKYNYPGNVRELANIVERAIVLSEDRRISARSLPPAIKEQNGLLSAMVLPQGLEGEQAADQEVKPLRIALEGPERQIIRQALETNDWNRQQTADQLQINRTTLYKKIRYYGLDKLARTA; this is encoded by the coding sequence ATGGGACGGATTCTTGTTGTTGATCAAGATGTGGTCGTTGTTGAGGCTTTGGCCCAACAAGTACGCGATCTGGGCTATGAGGTAGAGGCACGAACCTCAGGTGAGGCTGCTCTCGTCATATTACATGAGGCTGCAACAGCCAAAAGCCCATTTCAGGTAGTCATCACAGATCTGGCTATGCCGGGACTCTCTGGTCAGGCGCTGATCCATCGTATTGCTGAAGATCACTCAGATGTTGTTGTTGTTGCTGTTACAAGCTTCGGAACGATCGAAGAAGCTGTTGCCATCATGCACGCGGGGGCGATCGACTATCTGACCAAGCCAGTTCAAAAGCGGAACCTTGAGTGCACGATTGAGCGAGCCTTGCGTCGCCAGGCACTTCAGTGTGTGCAATCGAACAGTCGTTCAGGAACAGCAGGTCTCAGTAGTGGGTCCTCTGGTCTTGATTCAGTGATCAGCGGCGATCCGCGTATGCAGGATGTCTACAGCACAATTGTTGCCGTCGCAGATAGTCCGACGACCGTTTTAATGACGGGTGAATCTGGCACAGGTAAGTCACTCTTAGCACGATGTATTCATACGAATTCGGATCGTAAGGACGCGCCATTTGTAGAGGTTTCTTGTGGGTCAATTCCAGAGACACTCCTGGAATCTGAGCTCTTTGGTCATGTGAAAGGTGCCTTTACAGGCGCCCATGCAGATAAAGTCGGGCGTTTTTGTGCCGCTGATGGCGGTACGATTTTTCTTGATGAAATCAACTCGGCCTCACCTGGCATGCAGCTCAAACTTCTGCGTGTCTTGCAAGAACGGCAGTTTGAGCCCGTCGGAACCAGTGAGTCTGTTTCTGTTGATGTTCGGATTGTCTTGGCAAGTAATCAGCCACTCGAACAACTTGTTGCAGAAGGTACGTTTCGACAAGATTTGTACTACCGCATCAATGTGGTGAGTGTTGAGCTTCCGCCACTTCGCGATCGTTTGGCAGATGTTGTCCCATTAGTCGAGCACTTTGTTCAAGAAAAGGCAACGATGCTTAAGCGACAGGTGCTCGGGTTTACTGATGATGCAATGGAACTCCTGCTTAAATATAATTATCCCGGCAACGTTCGAGAGCTTGCCAATATTGTTGAGCGAGCCATCGTGTTAAGTGAAGATCGGCGCATCAGTGCCCGTAGTTTGCCCCCGGCAATCAAAGAGCAGAACGGCTTGCTTTCTGCAATGGTTCTACCGCAGGGTCTTGAGGGTGAGCAAGCAGCTGATCAGGAGGTGAAGCCACTTCGCATCGCCTTAGAGGGACCTGAGCGTCAGATCATTCGGCAGGCGCTTGAAACCAATGACTGGAATCGACAGCAGACGGCAGATCAATTGCAGATCAATCGTACGACGCTGTATAAGAAAATTCGCTATTACGGATTAGACAAGCTCGCCCGTACTGCGTGA
- a CDS encoding penicillin-binding protein 2 — MVDDALKRSAVRTSTFFRLAPLLLILVLVTVFARVVQLKIAPNAKLASVVGSPMSSRTEMARRGDLIDRHGRIISTSTVGYRLFIDPQLLTDPNTIAVDLGLLLEIDPIGIDRRIQPSLHKRYVVISPLLDDWQVDAIRAENMPGVGLEMRQVRQQPNGPLGASLVGLVGTEHTGLSGAEYKFQKQLAGANGKLTYLRDARRRALWIEPNGYSPSSDGEDIQITIDLVLQQFAQNRLEEEVRNRAAAGGRIVLADCTTGDILASYAVLNPPEHRKDIQREKAVHPALMRNRCVTDPYEPGSTFKPFVWATATSLGRADPKEMLKTPTSTGYRTDTGRLIRDAHYYGPANWTKVLIKSMNSGMAIVAQRMTFKEMQGTVARFGFGRVTRCGFSGESAGLITKQKNWNQYTQVSVAMGHEIAVTPVQMVRAFMAIARDGTMPQLRLTPSKESEAGMLDRAIPAWAALETRQVLERVMTEGTGRRAVSESYRLFGKSGTAQLPKPKGGGYFEDRYVSSFIAGAPASNPRLVAICVIDDPQRSKGYYGGTVAGPVVRDVLDHALSYLGVLPDQPHAAEQDKSNVTAHAVRASLSNP; from the coding sequence ATGGTGGATGACGCCCTAAAGCGGTCCGCCGTTCGAACCAGTACCTTTTTTCGTTTGGCGCCACTGCTCTTAATTCTGGTGCTCGTCACTGTATTTGCTCGGGTTGTACAACTCAAAATTGCACCCAACGCCAAACTGGCATCAGTCGTTGGCTCACCAATGTCCTCCCGAACTGAGATGGCTCGTCGTGGTGATTTGATTGACCGCCATGGCCGAATCATCTCAACTTCCACGGTCGGCTACCGTCTGTTCATTGACCCTCAATTGCTTACTGATCCAAATACAATTGCCGTCGATCTCGGCCTGTTGCTTGAAATTGATCCCATTGGCATTGACCGCCGCATTCAACCGTCTCTACACAAACGCTATGTCGTCATCTCTCCTCTCTTAGATGACTGGCAAGTTGATGCCATCCGAGCCGAAAATATGCCCGGTGTTGGCTTAGAAATGAGACAGGTCCGCCAACAGCCCAACGGTCCACTTGGTGCCTCCTTAGTCGGATTAGTGGGAACCGAACACACTGGGCTCAGTGGCGCTGAATACAAATTTCAAAAGCAGCTTGCAGGCGCGAACGGCAAGCTTACATATCTACGTGATGCCAGACGTCGAGCCTTATGGATAGAACCCAATGGGTATAGCCCAAGCAGCGATGGCGAAGACATCCAGATCACTATTGATCTGGTCCTACAGCAGTTTGCCCAAAATAGACTCGAAGAGGAAGTACGTAATCGCGCTGCTGCTGGTGGCCGAATTGTTCTTGCTGACTGCACCACAGGAGATATTCTGGCCTCCTATGCCGTCCTAAACCCTCCCGAACATCGCAAAGACATCCAACGTGAAAAGGCCGTTCATCCAGCATTGATGCGCAACCGCTGCGTCACCGATCCCTATGAGCCTGGGTCGACTTTCAAACCATTTGTTTGGGCTACCGCCACATCACTTGGACGCGCCGATCCAAAGGAGATGCTCAAAACACCCACCAGTACTGGTTATCGAACAGACACTGGCCGACTTATTCGTGACGCACATTACTACGGTCCAGCAAACTGGACGAAGGTACTCATCAAGTCAATGAATAGCGGCATGGCAATTGTTGCTCAACGCATGACTTTTAAAGAAATGCAGGGAACAGTTGCACGATTTGGATTTGGACGCGTTACACGCTGTGGCTTCTCAGGCGAATCTGCTGGCCTGATCACCAAGCAGAAAAATTGGAATCAATACACGCAAGTATCTGTTGCAATGGGCCATGAAATTGCCGTCACGCCTGTGCAAATGGTGCGTGCCTTTATGGCTATTGCTCGTGACGGCACCATGCCTCAATTACGCTTGACGCCGTCAAAAGAAAGTGAAGCGGGAATGCTTGATCGTGCGATTCCGGCCTGGGCGGCATTGGAAACACGCCAAGTGCTCGAACGTGTCATGACCGAGGGCACTGGTCGCCGAGCAGTTTCAGAAAGCTATCGACTCTTCGGAAAGTCTGGCACCGCACAACTACCTAAACCAAAAGGTGGCGGCTACTTTGAAGATCGCTATGTATCTAGCTTCATTGCAGGCGCGCCCGCATCAAACCCACGGCTCGTTGCCATCTGTGTCATCGATGATCCACAGCGCAGTAAGGGATACTATGGCGGCACTGTCGCTGGACCGGTTGTCAGGGATGTGCTCGATCATGCACTGTCTTACTTGGGCGTCCTACCCGATCAGCCTCATGCAGCAGAACAAGATAAATCAAACGTGACTGCTCACGCAGTACGGGCGAGCTTGTCTAATCCGTAA